A window of Ammospiza caudacuta isolate bAmmCau1 chromosome 13, bAmmCau1.pri, whole genome shotgun sequence genomic DNA:
TCCAGAAAGCAACAAAACCCACTTTAGGATTGTGGTGGATCTTATTTTTAAGAGGGAGGGACAGAGATGCAGCACAGAGCATAGCAACTGTCAAGCAATGTTTAAGGCaaatttattcccatttatcAGGAGTCaaagaaatggttttgtttgttggctTTGTTGTTGAAGCTGTTAGATAACATCTCAGCTGGACATTTCTGCTTAGATGATTTAATCAGAGTTTGAGGGAAGTCATCTCAAGCTGATCTGAGCCTGGAACAGCAAATAATGTTATTCCCAAGAACATCAGTCAGAACAAATTTTtcaaaaactaaaataattgATGTTCAGAACTCCCTCAAAACTTTCTTCCCTCAGAGACCAGGTTGAGCCCAAGTAAAACACACAGACATGAAGAAGGACACAGTGGCAAGCCTCTACAAACACAGGGCTGAGTAGGGCCAAAGCAGAGCCAAACCTAAATTCCACAGGTGTGAAACAGAGTTATGAgtaaaaaaagggggaaaaaagaaaaacagagccCCAGAGAGGAATGTTTCATGACagagaatggaaaataaaagtcCTCTGAATGCAAAAAAGGGAGTTCTTAGGTGCAGCCACAGAAAGCTGGGGAGTTCAGTTGCCTCATCTCTCAGGTGTGTTAGTTTGTTGTGCCTTTGCCCTCCCTTGGAGATGCAGGTGATGGTGCCAGGAGGTTCCTGCCTTTACTCAGTCTGTGCATCATAATTAGCCCCCCCTGCTTTCTTCAGCTCGTTCTTGATGTAATCCTCATCCAGCTCTTTGTGGTCACTGATCACAAATTCTTTGGCAAAGTTCTgtaagagataaagaaaaagcCTGTTAACAAAGGGGGGTATTTTAAATTAGCTGATTGAAGGTGGGTTATCCAGCTTCCCTGGGTGTCTGAGCTGCATCCCCTGATCTCCTGTGGCTGGGATGATAAATAGCAAGCTGTGGATGAGACAGAGGGCTGGTGAAGGCAAAACCCAACATTTAACCTGGAAAAATGTTATGTATTCCACAGCCACTGGCTGCAGGCCCAGTGCAGGGGTGCAGGGATGCACAGGCCAGGTTAGGTCAAGTTCCCTAAGCAGTATGAGAACTGAAACCCTCAAAATTACTGACCCCCTGACCACCAGTGACCCTCAGCATAATCTTGGCCAAGTCACTAATCCTCTCTGTGCCCTTTTTAGGGCCTCTTCTCCTAAAAAAAGAACAGCACAACACCAGAGTACACCCCAGTGTCACACCTGAGAAGgactgagcagcacagggatgctccCAGGAGCAAACACAAGGCAGACATTGCCCCAGACAGGCTGTGCAcaggctctgccctgtgctttgTGTCCCCAGTGAGCTCCTGGATGGATGCACTTGTGCGTGCAGGGCACTTTCCTCCCtctggagagctctgcagctcctggagctgggcaagccccaggcagtgctgggatgaGAGGCTGGGACACAGAAAACCTTGCTGGGAGCAGAATGGGACCCAGGGTGCCTTTAGGGCTCCTGTCAGAGCAGTGGCAGctcagggattttttcccttgttgGGGCCTGTCCTTCCTgcctcccagcagggctggcatggcatccatgtgtgtgcacagccaTTCAGCAAACAGCCTGTCTGCTGCTTGCTTTAGcattttcctccccttcctAACCACAACTGAGATCACTGCTTGAGCCTCCCTTCCCCCACATGACAAACACAAGCATCCACTGCACTCCACCAAAAACATGAATAAATATCCCAACAGCTTTGCTGAGACATCTCAGGGAATCTGCAATGCCCCAATCCCTGGGCAGTGAGTTCCCCAAAAGGTGATGGAGAAGGAGGGAATGCTttgggagggcagcaggaatcTTGTGTGGGTCtccctggcactggcacagggggGCTCCTAATTGGTTTCAGCCTCTAAGCCATGGGAGAGCTCTTTATTGGCAGCATCCCAAGGGTCTGAGTTTGGGATCAGAGTCAGATaaaggaggggatggaggaggatgCAGCTTGAAAGAGCCTCAGCACCCCTTTCATGCGGTGGGAGAGatggaaaggagaggaaagcagctccctcctcccccctctgggctggggctgaTCCTGTTTCACACTCAGGAAATCCTCGGAGCTGCTCGGGAGCCTCggctgctctgctgagcccgaggggcagctccagagtgctcagcaataacagccctgcctgcagtgccCGCCTTTcctggccatggggacagcacaggcacTCACCCACGGCTTGGCAGAgtgcagggaaaatgggaaagacATTGCTTtgtagagaaaaacaaaaaccaaatccttttcttttcttttcttttttcttttttttttttttttataagacagaaataaagattTACCCCAAACCATCAGATTTAGTCATGCTCACGAGTGTCCTACTTCCAGGTCTCCAGGGTGACATCTCTGCAAAGCTCAGCCCTTGCTAAGACCCACCCCAGCATTTTCAGCTGTTTGATGCTCCTATGTGAGTTTTGAGCTGAGTCTTTTCAATTCCTTTTCTATGGCACCAGGTTTAACACATTTTCCTCACCTTGGGAGCAGATTATCCAACACTATATGATTTCAGGGTGAGTCTTTGCCCTGCTTTAGTGAGAAGTGAGGCAGGTCCATAAAACCATTTCTGAGAGGGATTCCATGAAAAGTGTATTTTATAAGTGTGGGGAGGGTTTTCTTCAATGCAAAAGTGTATTTTATAATGAAAAGTGTATTTTGTAAGAGTGGGGAGGGTTTTCTTCAATGCCCACTCTGCAGAATCCAGCTGATTCTGAAATTGAAACTACAAGTGCACTCATGCCCAAACAGAGGAGAATTCATCACATGCGCCACACAGTAAATATAATTACTCAATGCCTTCTCAAGCAGACACTTATCCAGATGACTCCTGGGTGATGATCTGTGGGCATCAGCCACCATTTCACCAAAACACCCTGCAATGAATGAACAGTATCCCCCTAGCAGTGGCCAGATGGGTTCTGCTCTCAGCCACTCTTAAATATCCTCTTAGCTGACTGGGCCACCTCTTGTGCCAGATTTGTACCCTCAGAGTGCAATCTGGGTCACTGCTATTAATAACTCTGCTTTATTCCATTCTCTCAGGGTGCTCCTTGGTTCCTCACACCAGCTCTGACCCACCATGGTGTCTCCTCAAGCCTGGCCCCAAGGAGGGAAGATGCTTTTGGTGAGTTTGGTGCCTGGAATTTGTGATTTTAACATCCTGCTTGACcctctccagccacagcctCCCTCATCACTCTGAATTTACTGTCTGAGCTCTCTGAGCTTTTGTCCAGGCTGCAAATCCTAAGGCACAGTGCATAACTCTGATGCTTGGGCCCTTGATTTGCTGACATGTGTCTTCATCTTACATCCTCcacttccttttcccttctcctccccccaACCCCAGGCTTTCCACAACCACAGCAAGCCCTGCCAGTGAATTCTAGCCTTTGTCTTCACCCCagtcagcagcagcctccagatAACAAAAACAATGATGCCATTTATCTTTATCACTCTCACAACACAGCAGTGACCACAGGCTCTTTGCTTTGCCTCTCAAATCAGTGACCAGCACACAGAAATACTGAGGTTCACTCCTGGTTCTCCAGTGCTCCTCTCTGGCTCCAGCTCCTCTTTGTGCCTGAGGTCACAATTTTGAAATCCCACACCAGGCACAGACTGAGAGGGCTCCAACCATGCAGGAGCAGAGAAGGAGCCTGCACCCTCCATGGGAAACATGAAATTTGTGCAGAAAGCTCAATCCTTCTCTTCCAGCCAActtaaagggggaaaaaagggtggagtagattttcttcctctcttccaaGCCCTGAATGTTTAGCATATGGGCCATAAAATTTCCCTAAATTGCTCAAGGGAAAATCCATGTGATGCAGATATTGTACCAAACCAGGTCTGCAGAGGCCCTTACAAATCCCAGCTTGGGGAGCTTGAAGCCAGGAGTAAAATCCTTGTATAGTCCACAGACACTTCCCAGCAGCCACAGATGGTGCCAGGTAGCTGAGCAGCTTCTtgccattttttatttattttatttttactggggcttccagcagcttctgctgatGTTCAGAACCCTCAGTTCTACTCTGCTTAATGTCACCACTCCCATGCACTGGTCACCTCAGCCTCAGTGCAgatgcagagcagaggaggtgACATCTCCCAGGTTTCTTTTCCAGCAGGGTCTGAGTCCCAGCCCTACAGCAAACCTGCTCCTGCACTCAGCTGTCAGACTCCAAGCTCAGCAAAAACCCTCTCTTCAAATCCACTGCCTGCCAATTTTACATGGAGCAGTTCCAGACTGTGAGAGAAGCCAGTCCAAACCTCTGGCAAACACTTGTCTCAGCAATGGgagctgcatttcagctgctctgcaaattctccctgctgtgctccatcccactgcaAGAGTCACAAGTCTGTGTGTCAGACACAGGGAGATGAGAAGCTGCTGATTCTGATCCTCTTCTCTAGACTTGGAGTTCTTGTAAATCCATATCCATTGGGTATGGTCATTACAGTAAAccagaacaggaaaaaacagcCCAAAAGGAGAATTTATTTTGCCTTCCCAGCAGGATCTCACTCACCCTCATGAGTAACTGTACATAGCTTTTCCCTGTGAGTTTGATTTCCTGCCTCTAACAAAGCTGTTAAACTTTCTACTTTAATTCAGCTATTTCATCTTCTGCTCAGGACTCTGTACTCGTATGAGAAAACCAAAGCACATTCAGGAAATTCTGTGGGATCCCAAaatcagggacagggaccccatCAGTGGGGCTCCCTCATGGGACACATCATCAGTGCAGTGAGAAATccagaggagaagggaaaggtgagcaaaaaaaaagaactggGTATGAGCTGCAAAACAGGAACCCAGTAGAGCTGTTGACATCATGAAAGCCAGATGAATTCCTCACCAAAAATAATGATGAATAAAATGCCTTGAATATTTGCTCACAGAAACAGAGCTGTTTTACCCTGAATATGAATTAGGGAAATAACAGAGCACATGATTTTGTGGGGGAAGGAGTGCTGATGAAAACAGAGtcaaaatccatggaaaatctGACAAACTGGCAAAGATTGGGCAGTTCTTTTGCTGGGAGAGTCCTGCAGGACATGAATTCAGCCCTGTCAGGAAAAAGACCCCAGTGCTGCCTAAGGAAGAGTTAAAATCTGGTAGGAAATGCAGTCATGAAGGGACAGAGTTCACAGAGAGGAAGGAGCACTCAGAGGGAAACCAAGTCCTGGCTCCATTTCTTTGGTGTTTGCATCAGAACCACCCcactgcagcaccaggggcCACTCCCGGTGCCTGGGCTGGTCCTTGCTGTGGGTCTGGTGACCAAAGtgcagctggcaggggacaTCAGGGCTGTGGGTGGCTCTCTGAACACATCTGCCAGCTCACCCTGGGCACTAGGTGACACATGGctgctgccaaagcagaaaTCACTGCTCCATGAAGTTCCCAGTTGCTTAGATTGTTCTAGGGGCAGGTTTAGACTCTATCCCAGAAATTATCTCCCAAATATCTTAAGCAGCTGCCTGCAATGGGAAATTCTGTGCCATTCTTCCCCCATTAGACCTGGCCTTGGCATGGAGAGGAGCCCATGGGTAGGAGGTGGGATTGTGCATCTCCTGTCTCCATTTCACAGCAGTCTCACACAGCAGGACTTAGCTAGACCCATTTTTACAGATAAATACTTGTTCCCCATCCTGGCCTTACTTCTCATCTGCTCCCAGCTGAACCAGGCTGCAGGCTGGAGCCAACATTTCCTGCTGAGTTAAGGAGGAAAggatggaaaaataaatggctgtgggggaaaaaaatagctcCTGATAGTTCCTTGAATGGATTTGTCTACAATCCAAAAGAAATACAATAAACTCAAAACCCATTTTCCAGCAACAGTAAAGAGCTAATGAGCATGGGTCCAAGTAGGGCCAGAAGATCTGGCTCCCATCTAGCACAGATCAGAAGAACTACAGCTATTTGTAGCAAATGAGATCCATCCCTGTCATTTTACAGTTATTACAGCTAAAAATCAATTGTTCTTTCTTCCTGAGAGGTTTTCTGGCAACCTCCTGCACTCACTATCAGCACTCCAGAGCCACCTCCCCGTGGATTTCACAgcacctgctcctccttctAAGGGAGGAACACAAAATTTGCCAGGGCAGCCCAattcctccctctgctctgtAATAGTTCACAGCCATAATCCCCTCCTCACCAGTTCATGTGCCTGTGTTTTCCTGATGGCAGGTGCTTCTGGGAGCGCAATAACCATCCCTGGTGGGATCCTCTTtatcccagggctggcaggacgTGCCTGAGCTGACTGGCTCTCCCTTGGTCTCACAAGAACAGCAACATTTATTGGTGTTTgctgagccctgagcagagctcagcccagctcatcaATACAGCACAGGACATAAAACAGGAATCCCCTCACATTTGGCTGTTAAATAAAGACCCACAGGTGCTTTGGCAAGTAGTACAAGATTGTGAGAGCCCTTCAGGGTTTGCTGAGGGCTTCTCAGAGTGAAGAGCTGCTCTTCTGGAACCCCAAACTGTCCCTTGTGCAGATCAAAGCTGTACAAAATCCTCCTTGTGCCACCCTTCCACAGGGTGGCTGCACCTCTGGGCCCAACTGCACCTGCTCAGGGTTTGCAGACCAAAAACCTCCCACCTTAGGGCACTGCTTATTCTAAATGATGAACCAACACTGCCTCAGATTTGGAGTTtatcattaaagaaaaaaacaagtgtATTTTTCTATGTACAACTCACATCTCAAATAATCTCCATAAAAAACAGAACACTGAGAATGTACCTGAAGGTCAAGGGAACTGCTAAGAGTGAAATAGCTCTGGGATAAACTCCCTCCCTCCATTACATTTCAGCTGGACTTTCTTGTCCTTGTTTATTCTGACAGATTACCTGCAAGGTCACAGGCATACAAAGAAGAAAGTGGTTCTGCTTTATCTCACTGCACTCAGAGGGATTCAGTTGCATATCAAGAACTATTCAAAATACTTGTCAAGATAATTTTTCCTGGACAGGAGTTCACCATTGCTGTGACATTCAGAAATGCTTTGCAAGCATTTATAGACAAGGCTGCTCAGTAAAAGTGTATCAAGCACCAGTTGTattgtttttgtgttttagtACAGACTAATTGGAATATGAAAGCTTTTAAGTAACAGCCAAGAGTGGTTAATGCTCCACCAGATTATTAACTTGTACAGACTACTAATCAAAGATGAAACAAGTGAAATTGCAAATTATATGTAACAGACCTAGGGACAGAACTGAGCACAGTGCTCAGGAATGCTGTTCAACTCAACAGGAATACATTGTCTaaacagattttaaagaaaattttgggcTTAGTGACTCATATGAGAGTCATTCATTAGTACTCTATAATTTCATCTTCAGCTACAATTACGCAGTTTCAGCTGCTTCCTATGAGCAGAAACTTGCTTTCCTGTCTCTCAGGTGTCATTCTGGAAGTTTCTTTGGAGAACAGGCCCCTCTGAGTCGTCATTCTGAAACATTCAGCACCAGAGTTTATCCTCTGGAAGGACAGGAATGTATCATCTTCATTCTTCTTATCTAAATGCAATCTTCTGTATCATATGAACTACCAAAGAGTCGAGAGGGCTTCATTCTCACCCTTCCAGTGTCCTGTTGGGAGGTTTCTTTACACTGGCAAGAGCTCAGTTATTGAGGGAGATTAATTTAATCATCAGCCTGTTatccaagagcataaacaaaaCCATTTCTCATGCTCTGGTGAGCTGGTTCTGTGTTTCAATGGAAGAGCTGATTTTGCTCTAAATACTCCTCCAGAAGAAACATTCCTAACATCAGCATCCTCTCCATCACAGCCAGGTCTCAGCTGTGCCTCCCAGAGTCACTTCTCTCCTGGCTGTTGTTTGTTCTCACTTGGACTGAGCACATTTCTCTTTCCCCTGCTACGCCCAAGGCCAAACAAAGCCTGTTCACATCTAGTTAGCCATTAAGAGCTGTTAGTTAATTGGTGCCACGGGGACTTCAGACTTTGGGTGATTAGCTCCACAAATCCACCGTGCAAAGGCAAAAGGCCTCTGGAGAAGTTTAAACAAGGGTGTGGGTTTTCCTGTTTAATTTTACCTGCTGAACTGAATACTGCTGATGATCACTCAATAGTGAGTTATTTCCATAGCAAGGAAGGGGATGGGAGACATCTCAGCGGTGCCAAGGAGGGGAGTGCAGAAATTCCCTCCTCATGAAATAGCTGAGGCAGCCTTAAGCTCAAAAGATGCTTCTTTATGCCTGAGTGCTCAAAGGGCAGATGTTAAGCCTTCCTAGGAGGAAGACAGGCAATAGGAAACTGTCTTCTTTTTAAAGGATTAACTCCTAAGTTGGAGGATGAGCCAAcccttccctctctctgcctcctgctgctgttggtACAGAGAACAGCGACGGGAGCTGCTGGTTAGGAGCAAAAGGAAGAGCTTACCTGTACTACTTCCTTGACCAGAGTCTTGTCAGTCCCAGTTTTGGCTCTCTGCAGGCCACTGACATCCTCTCCAATCCAGGTGATGAGGGCAAACTTGACTCTCTTGCTCATGGCATCGCCGGTGGTGAATCGGACAAAGCCGAACAATCGCACATCGTCTGCAATGAGGCAAAAAAGGGACCAAAGGATTAAAATCAGCAACATCcctgccttcccttctccagggtgAGCCTACTGTTCCCAAAAACCAAGGCAAGGCACTGATCCTGTGTTCAGTGCCAGCATTTGGGAATCAGGGGGCAGGACGGGGCTCTGCTCACATGCCCTGTGCTTGCAAGGTGTGCTTTGCCTGTGTGGGCTCTGCCCCTTCTGGGTTCTCTGAGTTACTGGGAGgaaaatggctgtgctggacaCCCCACACCACAGTGGAAATGGCTAAAATATAGTCAGCAGGCAGGTCAAGAGCACAGTTACACATTGAGCCAAATTATTCATCTGCAGGTCTGTTGAAGAAGGGAAGACAGTGATATCCTGGTGTCTCTTTCTTACAGAACAGCAGGATTAGGGTCACACTTTATAACATTGCTAGAAACCATTACCATATCCTCATGTCTCTTTCTTACAGAATAGCAGGCTTAGGGTCACACTTTATAACATTACCAGAAACTGGCCATTGTGCAAGTGTGAGCTTTCTCCCTCCTGCCATCCATTTCTGGCTCACTTGTAGTGTGAGTTTACAAGAaggaggggagaggaaggaggaaaagaaaaatctgcaatGACTTGCCCAGGTGTGTTTTTCTATTCCTTCCAAATCCCTGGAGGGAAAAGCCCTGGACTTTAGAGCTGTGCTGATCCCTGTTTCACAGCTGGCTCGTGCTACATCACACCGGCCTGATTTAGCCTGGCCATATGTGTGACAACCTTGCAGACTCTTATCTCAGAGAGctccttcctccatctcctGTGACTCATGGAGCAGTTGGAAGCTTCCTGATCAGGAGCAAGCACCATCCCCCTGCATCCCCAGGTCCAAGGGATGCTGGAACCTTCCACCAGGAGggcagaaagcagagcagatGGACACTTGTGCCATTGTGGGATATTCCTAATAATCAATATTTCAATCTTCATCTCTCAGAGGTCACTTAAGGCCTTTAAAGGAGGTGACTCAAAGCAGAAGAACAAACCTGCTGTTAGAGAAGACTCCTGGTAATCCTGGCACACTTGTTGTGGCCAGTTCAATGTGCCTTAGAGGGATTTGCTGGGCTGACTAATTGCCAGGTGAAAATGCAGGCTCCAGGTGTAGGAATGACTGCCAACATCCCCAGCAGACTCTGtgagcagccaggacagccccaggagctctggagaCAGGGGAGAAGCAGCTCTAAGTTGCTCATCCCCTGAAAATAAGCTGCTAGAAATCAATGCTAGAAAGAATTTGGATATTCTCTGCAAGCTAACAGATCTCAGAGCTTCTTTAGCACTTTGATTTGCCAAAGCGTGGACAAATACAAATTCTCCTTGATAAAAGCAAAGACTTTTTTaagtctgaaaaaaatccacctctgctctccctgttttattctctttgttcttttttatttttttgtcactGACTGAGTAATACTGGGCAAACTGGAAAATGGATGTAGGGGGGTGTGTGAGCCAGTACAATGTTCAAAACAAACTCCTCTGAAGATTtcaaaatagaaacaaaaagaaagatcTTATTCAGAGGAAAAATCCAGATGGATCTttggaaggagagaaagagtCGTGTATCAACAATGCAGGCAAACAAAACTTCTctctcagctgccctgctgctggtgagTGTAGGAAATGCACGTGGGGGCTGCTGGTTCTGACAGCAAATCCTCTTCCCAAGATTGATTAGAGCCATAAATGAAGCGACAGCCAGGAAATACCCAAGGTGAAGAGAGACAGTAAATCCCCTAATGTTACAAttaacagctccaggagccagcCTTGCTTCCCCTGCTCTGACAGCAAAGGAGGCCACACTGCCCAGAGCTGTCCTGTGCCTCCTCTGGGAACGGTCCTGGCAGTCCCAGAgtgctgggagctcctgcacTACAATGGTGTCACACCCTTCCCCACAGCCCTCTGTCCCCACCTTGGGTTTTCATCCCTGTCACAGAGGCTGAACACTGCAATGTGCCCCTTTGTGATAAAGATAGTGGAAAAAAGATAATGAATGTGAAAAACCAGTGCTTTTTCAtagcagcacagagaggaagCTCCAGGGATGCCCCATGACtggaaggggcttggagcaatctgggacaatgaaaggtgtccctgcttatGACATGATCTTTAAGGCTCCATCCAgcacaaaccattctgggattctgtgaatttGTCAGTCAGAATAACTTCCCTTTGACATTATCCCACAGctcactggcagcagcaggatttgctTCTCAGCAGAACTCTCAGTGCTTGCCCATCCTGGCTGAAGAGAGCCAAATGCAGCAATTCCAGCTTTCATCCATGAGATCACCTGAGCATGAACAACCCTTTACTTCACCATGTCCTGTAAGTTTAATGAGCACCTGAGGTTGGACTGGGGCTCTGAGTCACTTTTGGGCAGATTTTCCTGGGGCTGCCTCACGTGTGGGGGCTTGAAGGGGTCACACCCAGCTGGGTCCTGTCTCCTCCTGTCTCCCCATGGAGTTTAA
This region includes:
- the COTL1 gene encoding coactosin-like protein; this encodes MATKIDKEACREAYNLVRDDATEVNWVTFKYNGSTIVPGDQGVDYETFKRKCTDDVRLFGFVRFTTGDAMSKRVKFALITWIGEDVSGLQRAKTGTDKTLVKEVVQNFAKEFVISDHKELDEDYIKNELKKAGGANYDAQTE